From a single Hypomesus transpacificus isolate Combined female chromosome 14, fHypTra1, whole genome shotgun sequence genomic region:
- the LOC124476441 gene encoding gamma-crystallin M2-like yields MTDMNMMGKITFYEDRNFMGRSYECMNDMSDISSYMSRCHSCRVERGCFMVYDRTNYMGNQHFMRRGEYADYMSMFNWSDSIRSCRMIPMHRGSYRMRIYERDNFGGQMHEMMDDCDNIMDRYRMNNCMSCNVMEGHWLMYEQPNYRGRMSYMRPGEYRNFHQMMGGMGGMGNMRFMSMRRIMDSFY; encoded by the exons ATGACAGACATGAACATGATGGGCAAG ATCACCTTCTACGAGGACAGGAACTTCATGGGACGTTCCTATGAGTGTATGAACGACATGTCCGACATATCCTCCTACATGTCCCGCTGCCACtcctgcagggtggagagaggttgCTTCATGGTCTACGACCGCACCAACTACATGGGTAACCAGCACTTCATGAGAAGGGGCGAGTACGCCGACTACATGAGCATGTTTAACTGGAGCGACAGCATCAGGTCCTGCCGTATGATCCCCATG CACAGAGGAAGCTACAGGATGAGGATCTACGAGAGGGACAACTTCGGTGGCCAGATGCATGAGATGATGGACGACTGTGACAACATCATGGATCGTTACCGCATGAACAACTGCATGTCCTGCAACGTGATGGAGGGCCACTGGCTGATGTACGAGCAGCCCAACTACAGAGGAAGAATGTCGTACATGAGGCCTGGAGAGTACAGGAACTTCCACCAGATGATGGGAGGCATGGGAGGCATGGGCAACATGAGGTTCATGAGCATGAGGCG
- the LOC124476439 gene encoding gamma-crystallin M2-like, with product MTDMNMMGKMTFYEERNFMGRSYECMNDMSDISSYMSRCHSCRVERGCFMVYDRTNYMGNQHFMRRGEYADYMSMFNWSDSIRSCRMIPMHRGSYRMRIYERENFGGQMHEMMDDCDNIMDRYRMNNFMSCNVMDGHWLMYEQPNYRGRMMYMRPGEYRNFQQMMGGMGSMGNMRFMSIRRINDSFY from the exons ATGACCGACATGAACATGATGGGCAAG ATGACCTTCTACGAGGAGAGGAACTTCATGGGACGTTCCTATGAGTGTATGAACGACATGTCCGACATATCCTCCTACATGTCCCGTTGCCACtcctgcagggtggagagaggttgCTTCATGGTCTACGACCGCACCAACTACATGGGTAACCAGCACTTCATGAGGAGGGGCGAGTACGCCGACTACATGAGCATGTTTAACTGGAGCGACAGCATCAGGTCCTGTCGTATGATCCCCATG CACAGAGGAAGCTACAGGATGAGGATCTACGAGAGGGAGAACTTCGGTGGCCAGATGCATGAGATGATGGACGACTGTGACAACATCATGGATCGTTACCGTATGAACAACTTCATGTCCTGCAACGTGATGGACGGTCACTGGCTGATGTACGAGCAGCCCAACTACAGAGGCAGAATGATGTACATGAGGCCTGGCGAGTACAGGAACTTCCAGCAGATGATGGGAGGCATGGGAAGCATGGGCAACATGAGATTCATGAGCATAAGGCGCATCAATGACTCTTTCTACTAG